One segment of Chionomys nivalis chromosome 1, mChiNiv1.1, whole genome shotgun sequence DNA contains the following:
- the Wnt16 gene encoding protein Wnt-16: MDRAALLALPSLCALWAAVLSLFPCGTQGNWMWLGIASFGVPEKLGCAGLPLNSRQKELCKRKPYLLPSIREGARLGIQECRSQFRHERWNCMVATATSAPLATSPLFGYELSSGTKETAFIYAVMAAGLVHSVTRSCSAGNMTECSCDSTLQNGGSPSEGWHWGGCSDDVQYGMWFSRKFLDFPIRNTTGQESKVLLAMNLHNNEAGRQAVAKLMSVDCRCHGVSGSCAVKTCWKTMSSFEKIGHFLKDKYENSIQISDKAKRKMRRREKGQAQTPIHKDDLLYVHKSPNYCVENKKLGIPGTQGRECNRTSGGADGCNLLCCGRGYNTHVVRHVERCECKFIWCCYVRCRRCESMTDVHTCK; encoded by the exons ATGGACAGAGCGGCGCTCCTGGCCCTGCCCAGCTTGTGTGCGCTGTGGGCAGCTGTACTCTCGCTGTTCCCCTGTGGAACCCAGGGCAACTGGAT GTGGCTGGGCATTGCCTCCTTCGGGGTACCAGAGAAGCTGGGCTGCGCTGGCTTGCCTCTGAACAGCCGCCAGAAGGAGCTGTGCAAGAGGAAACCATACCTGCTGCCTAGCATCCGAGAGGGCGCCCGGCTGGGCATTCAGGAGTGCAGAAGCCAGTTCCGACACGAGCGGTGGAACTGTATGGTCGCCACCGCCACCTCCGCCCCGCTAGCCACCAGCCCCCTCTTTGGCTACGAGCTGAGTAGCG GTACCAAGGAGACAGCGTTTATTTACGCCGTTATGGCTGCAGGCCTGGTGCACTCGGTAACCAGGTCATGCAGTGCTGGAAACATGACAGAATGTTCCTGTGACAGCACTTTGCAAAATGGTGGCTCTCCAAGTGAAGGCTGGCATTGGGGGGGATGCTCTGATGACGTCCAATACGGCATGTGGTTCAGCAGAAAGTTTCTAGATTTCCCCATCAGAAACACCACAGGACAAGAAAGCAAAGTGCTCCTAGCCATGAATCTACACAACAATGAAGCAGGAAGGCAG GCTGTCGCCAAGTTAATGTCTGTGGACTGCCGCTGTCATGGAGTTTCCGGCTCCTGCGCTGTGAAAACCTGCTGGAAAACTATGTCCTCTTTTGAAAAGATTGGGcattttttaaaggataaataTGAAAACAGCATCCAAATTTCAGACAAAGCCAAGAGGAAAATGCGCAGGAGAGAAAAAGGTCAGGCACAGACACCCATCCATAAAGACGACCTTCTGTACGTTCATAAGTCTCCCAACTACTGTGTGGAGAACAAGAAACTGGGAATTCCTGGGACACAGGGCAGAGAGTGCAACCGTACATCGGGAGGTGCCGATGGCTGCAACCTCCTCTGCTGTGGCCGGGGCTACAACACCCACGTGGTCAGGCACGTGGAGAGGTGTGAATGTAAGTTTATCTGGTGCTGCTACGTCCGCTGCCGGAGGTGCGAAAGCATGACCGATGTCCACACTTGTAAGTAA